In Corallococcus macrosporus, the following are encoded in one genomic region:
- a CDS encoding glycosyltransferase family 2 protein, translated as MTPDVSVVVPTFRRPALVVEAVKSALTQADDGVRVEVRVLDDSPEGSAREPVLALGDARVSYVKRDVPTGGNPATVRNEGWPLATGRYLHFLDDDDRVAPGAYRALMEALDTHPDRGVAFGRVAPFGDDAEVLAQQTAYFENAARRARVAQRLGSRRWMVANMLFRPTVLVNSACLIRRELLPRVGGYDTRLPLVEDVDFYLRAIRRAGAVFLDRVVLEYRTGAPSLMHDERDASKAVSAYRLIHERYRREWGAVEHTALRLATRTVLRWL; from the coding sequence ATGACACCCGATGTCTCGGTGGTGGTGCCCACCTTCCGCCGTCCCGCGCTCGTGGTGGAGGCGGTGAAGAGCGCGCTGACCCAGGCGGACGACGGCGTGCGCGTGGAGGTGCGGGTGCTGGACGACAGCCCGGAGGGCTCCGCGCGCGAGCCCGTCCTGGCGCTGGGGGATGCGCGCGTCTCCTACGTGAAGCGCGACGTGCCCACCGGCGGCAACCCCGCCACGGTGCGCAACGAGGGCTGGCCCCTCGCCACGGGCCGCTACCTGCACTTCCTGGACGACGACGACCGCGTGGCGCCGGGGGCCTACCGGGCGCTCATGGAGGCGCTCGACACGCACCCGGACCGGGGCGTGGCCTTCGGCCGCGTGGCGCCGTTCGGAGATGACGCCGAGGTGCTGGCCCAGCAGACGGCCTACTTCGAGAACGCGGCGCGCCGGGCGCGCGTGGCACAGCGGCTGGGGTCTCGGCGCTGGATGGTGGCGAACATGCTGTTCCGCCCCACGGTGCTGGTGAACTCCGCGTGCCTCATCCGCCGGGAGCTGCTGCCCCGGGTGGGCGGCTACGACACGCGGCTGCCGCTGGTGGAGGACGTGGACTTCTACCTGCGCGCCATCCGCCGCGCGGGCGCGGTGTTCCTGGACCGCGTGGTGCTGGAGTACCGCACCGGCGCGCCGTCGCTGATGCACGACGAGCGCGACGCCAGCAAGGCCGTGAGCGCGTACCGGCTCATCCACGAGCGCTACCGGCGGGAGTGGGGCGCGGTGGAGCACACCGCGCTCCGGCTGGCCACCCGCACCGTCCTGCGGTGGCTCTGA